A single genomic interval of Chitinophaga sp. 180180018-3 harbors:
- a CDS encoding gliding motility lipoprotein GldH produces the protein MNKLFLATAGCLFLAAACKPPKMDTYEKNLEIPGHEWAYDYKPSFEIKIQPEDTAYLYNICVNIRHTDAYPYSNIWLLIGTQYPGDSIPKQQRVELPLADVTGKWSGTGLDDIYEHRIFIQERAIFNKPGTYKFSFEQNMRQNPLPNVMNVGLRIEKAGTRQ, from the coding sequence ATGAATAAACTTTTCCTGGCCACAGCGGGATGCTTATTTTTGGCTGCGGCCTGTAAGCCGCCTAAAATGGACACTTATGAGAAAAACCTGGAAATACCGGGGCATGAGTGGGCCTATGACTACAAGCCGTCTTTCGAAATAAAAATACAACCTGAAGATACCGCCTACCTGTACAATATCTGTGTCAACATACGTCATACGGATGCTTATCCCTACAGTAACATCTGGTTACTGATAGGTACCCAGTATCCGGGCGATAGTATTCCGAAACAACAACGGGTGGAACTGCCACTGGCAGATGTTACCGGCAAGTGGTCGGGAACAGGGCTGGATGATATTTACGAACATCGTATCTTTATTCAGGAACGGGCAATCTTCAATAAACCGGGGACCTATAAGTTTTCTTTCGAACAGAATATGCGGCAAAACCCGCTACCCAATGTAATGAATGTTGGTCTACGGATAGAGAAAGCCGGT